A single window of Anaerocolumna chitinilytica DNA harbors:
- a CDS encoding glycosyl hydrolase family 18 protein produces MRKQRNMTVAGISLALVILLVIILSAVIKEFTPSHKQMALTDYYQVKGDEVQIILQDTLYEKQGLLKDGQVYLDYYTVADIFNKRFYWDSNENILSYTTPTEIIRAEIGNSFYNENNSQVKTDYEPVIMENQNAYVAIDFVKQYTDMNYTFYKSPSRVVIEYKWGDILTSKVKKKTELRYKSSIKSDILKELKEGEELTLVDTSEVTSGKFYKVITKDGIIGYVKTNRVIKPGYSELKSNYKAPAYSHITQDNKVNLVWHQVTNTSANSNLATLLEDAKGVTCVSPTWFKLSDNKGGITSLASESYVERAHNMGIQVWALVDDFNTDVDKKKVLSSTSSRKKLVNELIAETIKDGIDGINIDFENIPQDAGEDYIQFIRELSVKCRSNGIVLSIDNYVPASYNSHYDWEEQGIVADYVIVMAYDEHHSNSEESGSVSSVGFVENAVSEILKSVPKERVIIGLPFYTRLWKEAKNEDGTVKISSEAYGMNAAANLLIDNGVTAKWDDKTGQYYGEFTKDGDVYKMWLEDEDSMEAKLKAVSKGNVAGIAGWKLGLEKDDIWNVIAKYMN; encoded by the coding sequence ATGAGAAAACAAAGGAATATGACAGTGGCAGGAATCTCACTTGCTCTGGTAATATTGCTGGTTATTATACTATCTGCTGTTATTAAGGAATTTACTCCCAGCCATAAACAAATGGCCCTTACAGATTATTATCAGGTTAAGGGTGACGAAGTCCAGATCATTTTACAGGATACTCTTTATGAAAAACAGGGATTATTAAAAGATGGTCAGGTATATCTTGATTATTATACCGTGGCAGATATCTTTAATAAAAGATTTTACTGGGATTCTAACGAGAATATTCTAAGTTATACCACACCGACTGAAATTATAAGAGCTGAAATCGGCAATAGCTTTTATAATGAAAATAACAGTCAGGTAAAAACAGACTATGAACCGGTTATCATGGAAAATCAGAATGCATATGTAGCAATAGATTTTGTGAAACAGTATACTGATATGAACTATACTTTCTATAAATCCCCTTCCAGAGTTGTGATTGAGTATAAATGGGGAGATATCCTTACATCAAAGGTTAAGAAGAAAACCGAACTTAGGTACAAGTCAAGTATTAAAAGTGATATCCTAAAGGAGTTAAAAGAAGGAGAAGAGCTTACACTTGTTGATACCAGCGAAGTAACAAGCGGAAAATTCTATAAAGTAATTACAAAAGACGGTATTATCGGTTATGTGAAGACAAACCGGGTAATAAAACCTGGTTATAGCGAATTGAAAAGCAATTATAAGGCTCCGGCTTATTCACATATTACACAGGACAATAAAGTGAACCTGGTATGGCATCAGGTCACCAATACCTCGGCCAACAGTAATCTGGCAACTCTATTAGAGGATGCAAAAGGGGTAACTTGTGTATCCCCTACCTGGTTTAAACTTTCGGACAATAAAGGAGGAATTACTTCTCTTGCCAGTGAGAGCTATGTTGAACGCGCACATAATATGGGTATTCAAGTGTGGGCACTGGTAGATGATTTTAATACGGATGTTGATAAGAAAAAGGTGCTTTCATCCACATCCAGCAGAAAAAAATTAGTAAATGAACTGATCGCAGAAACCATCAAAGATGGAATAGACGGTATAAATATTGATTTTGAAAATATTCCTCAGGATGCCGGAGAGGATTATATCCAGTTCATACGTGAGCTGTCAGTTAAGTGCAGAAGTAATGGCATCGTACTTTCCATAGACAATTATGTACCGGCCAGTTATAATTCTCATTATGATTGGGAGGAGCAGGGAATTGTAGCTGATTATGTTATCGTTATGGCTTATGATGAACACCACAGCAATTCAGAAGAAAGTGGTTCCGTATCCTCTGTAGGCTTTGTAGAGAATGCGGTGAGTGAAATCCTGAAATCTGTTCCCAAAGAAAGAGTAATAATTGGCTTACCTTTCTACACAAGATTGTGGAAAGAGGCAAAAAATGAGGATGGAACGGTGAAGATATCATCTGAAGCTTATGGTATGAATGCTGCAGCAAATCTGCTTATCGATAACGGTGTCACTGCAAAATGGGATGATAAGACAGGTCAATACTATGGAGAATTTACAAAAGACGGTGATGTATATAAGATGTGGCTGGAAGATGAGGATTCCATGGAAGCTAAGTTAAAAGCAGTTTCAAAGGGAAATGTAGCCGGAATTGCCGGTTGGAAGCTTGGACTTGAGAAGGATGACATCTGGAATGTTATTGCAAAATATATGAATTAA
- a CDS encoding L-threonylcarbamoyladenylate synthase, translating to MKTKIIKINSNQIDSAKITEAADIIRQGGLVAFPTETVYGLGADGLNSDASKKIYAAKGRPSDNPLILHISSIKALEDLTEGDSPLGRKLAQAFWPGPLTLIFQKSNKVPLETTGGLDTVAIRMPSHPIAYELIRQSGAYIAAPSANASGRPSPTAADHVLEDMDGRIEMIIDGGRADIGLESTIVDVTGKVPVILRPGFITLEDIKEITGEAEYDKGLFKKPDNDDFKPKAPGMKYRHYAPKGQLTIYEGESDNVIRAINSAAAVKQAEGYRVGIIATKETAEAYHYGSVEVIGTREDEKTIAAGLFQILREFDTQQADYIFSESFYDNSLGQAIMNRLLKAAGYHIEKV from the coding sequence ATGAAGACTAAAATAATAAAAATAAACAGTAATCAAATAGACAGTGCAAAAATAACAGAAGCTGCGGATATCATTAGGCAGGGAGGATTAGTGGCTTTTCCGACAGAGACAGTATATGGACTTGGAGCCGATGGATTAAACAGCGATGCTTCAAAAAAGATATATGCTGCCAAGGGAAGGCCCTCAGATAATCCTCTGATTCTGCATATCAGTTCTATCAAGGCACTGGAGGATTTAACAGAAGGAGATTCTCCCCTTGGGAGAAAGCTGGCACAGGCTTTTTGGCCCGGGCCTTTAACCCTTATCTTTCAAAAAAGCAATAAAGTCCCTTTGGAAACTACTGGAGGGCTTGATACTGTGGCTATTCGGATGCCGTCCCATCCCATTGCCTATGAATTAATCAGACAATCAGGCGCTTATATTGCTGCCCCCAGTGCAAATGCCTCCGGAAGACCAAGTCCTACTGCGGCAGACCATGTGCTGGAAGATATGGACGGAAGAATAGAGATGATAATTGACGGTGGAAGGGCAGATATCGGGCTGGAATCCACTATTGTTGATGTTACCGGTAAGGTGCCGGTTATCTTGCGGCCGGGGTTTATTACATTAGAAGATATAAAAGAGATTACCGGTGAGGCAGAATATGATAAGGGTTTATTTAAAAAGCCTGATAATGATGATTTTAAGCCAAAAGCACCGGGGATGAAATACAGGCATTATGCACCGAAAGGACAATTAACCATATATGAGGGTGAAAGCGATAATGTCATCCGGGCAATCAATTCAGCAGCTGCCGTAAAGCAGGCAGAGGGCTATAGGGTAGGAATTATTGCAACGAAAGAAACAGCGGAGGCTTATCATTATGGAAGCGTGGAAGTAATTGGAACCAGGGAAGATGAGAAAACAATTGCAGCCGGGTTATTTCAGATACTTCGCGAATTTGACACACAACAGGCGGATTATATTTTTTCTGAGAGCTTTTATGATAATTCCCTGGGACAAGCTATTATGAATCGGCTTCTTAAGGCAGCCGGATATCATATTGAAAAAGTATAA
- a CDS encoding class I SAM-dependent methyltransferase yields the protein MKEVRKMEDYNLSIIEENLNIDFTDMIISNPVKGEDTKKITVRPVTIKNEDLFQVCEYRNNQVFHKNVEKNVLIGMLNQWMGPLMKQLLLRSTKKEVTMLISSKGKETLKVKKLQSTEANELPAAGKAPRNNTSHNREKAYIIQEGTFVPFLFDLGVVNHEGKIIKEKYDKFRQINRFLEFIEDILPALKKDREITVLDFGCGKSYLTFAMYYYLKIVKGYAVRIIGLDLKKDVIANCNALAVKYGYDKLNFLVGDIADYQGVDKVDMVVTLHACDTATDYALYKAVKWGAEVILSVPCCQHELNRQIKSELLNPILKYGLIKERIAALATDGLRAELLESAGYKTQILEFIDMEHTPKNILIRAVKRKHGETAEQAKDRQDSSKAETNAAGIKGSKEYEELIEFLGVRPKLYDLLSKDVDIC from the coding sequence ATGAAAGAGGTTAGAAAGATGGAAGACTATAATTTATCTATTATAGAGGAAAATCTGAATATAGATTTTACAGATATGATAATCAGTAATCCGGTAAAGGGAGAAGATACAAAGAAGATTACGGTAAGGCCAGTTACAATAAAGAATGAAGATTTGTTTCAGGTTTGTGAATATAGAAATAATCAAGTGTTTCATAAAAATGTGGAAAAAAATGTGCTAATAGGAATGCTGAACCAGTGGATGGGTCCGTTGATGAAACAGCTTTTGCTAAGAAGCACGAAAAAAGAAGTTACAATGTTAATCAGCAGTAAGGGGAAGGAAACCCTAAAGGTTAAGAAACTTCAGTCGACGGAAGCGAATGAGCTGCCGGCCGCCGGCAAAGCGCCGCGGAACAATACCTCTCATAACCGTGAAAAGGCGTACATTATACAGGAGGGTACTTTTGTTCCCTTTTTATTTGACCTTGGAGTGGTGAATCATGAAGGAAAGATTATAAAGGAGAAGTATGATAAATTCCGGCAGATAAATCGGTTTCTGGAATTTATTGAAGATATTCTGCCTGCATTAAAGAAGGACAGAGAAATAACGGTACTTGACTTTGGATGCGGAAAATCCTATCTTACCTTTGCCATGTATTATTACCTAAAGATTGTGAAAGGTTATGCTGTACGCATTATAGGACTTGATTTGAAAAAGGATGTAATCGCCAATTGTAATGCTTTGGCGGTTAAGTACGGTTATGATAAACTGAACTTTTTAGTAGGTGATATCGCAGATTATCAAGGTGTTGATAAAGTAGACATGGTAGTAACACTGCATGCCTGTGATACGGCCACGGATTATGCACTGTATAAGGCTGTAAAATGGGGAGCCGAGGTAATATTGTCAGTTCCCTGCTGTCAGCATGAATTAAACCGCCAAATAAAAAGTGAATTATTAAACCCTATACTGAAATATGGATTAATAAAGGAAAGAATAGCAGCCCTGGCAACGGACGGCTTAAGAGCAGAGCTTTTAGAGTCAGCAGGCTATAAGACTCAGATTCTGGAGTTCATTGATATGGAACATACACCTAAGAATATTTTAATTCGGGCTGTAAAGAGAAAGCATGGAGAGACTGCTGAACAGGCAAAAGACAGGCAGGATTCTTCCAAAGCAGAAACCAATGCAGCAGGAATAAAAGGCTCTAAGGAATATGAAGAGCTGATAGAATTCTTAGGAGTCAGACCAAAGCTATATGATTTGCTTAGTAAGGATGTGGACATATGCTAA
- a CDS encoding adaptor protein MecA, whose protein sequence is MKIEKISERQIRCTLSRDDLVDRELRISELAYGSEKAKALFRDMMQQANYEFGFEAEDIPLMIEAIPVSPECLILVITKVEDPDELDTRFSKFSPDDHDSDDVYEDDGDDSYADEIINSFGQIDDLLSDNTSEDNEDFIPLAEALSINKEEPSEKLTETKTVSYQTNLMKVYSFKSLDEVSKLAAVIGHFYSGQNTLYKNPLNSIYYLVISKSEHTPEEFNKICNIVSEYGKLEPTTYASTYYYEEHFDQIIKGKAVQVLSQI, encoded by the coding sequence ATGAAGATAGAGAAAATTAGCGAACGTCAGATTCGCTGTACTTTGAGCAGAGATGATTTAGTGGATCGGGAGTTACGTATCAGTGAGCTAGCCTATGGTAGTGAAAAAGCGAAAGCCTTATTCCGTGACATGATGCAGCAGGCAAATTACGAGTTTGGATTTGAAGCAGAAGATATACCGTTGATGATAGAAGCAATACCTGTTTCACCGGAGTGTTTGATTCTGGTGATAACAAAAGTAGAGGATCCGGATGAACTGGATACCAGATTTTCGAAGTTCTCACCTGATGACCATGACAGTGACGATGTATATGAGGATGATGGCGATGACTCCTATGCTGATGAAATTATCAACTCCTTTGGACAAATAGACGACTTACTCTCCGACAACACATCGGAGGATAACGAGGATTTCATTCCTTTGGCAGAAGCCTTATCCATTAATAAAGAAGAGCCTTCTGAAAAGCTGACAGAAACAAAGACAGTATCCTATCAGACTAATCTGATGAAAGTATATTCCTTTAAGTCACTGGATGAAGTCAGCAAGCTTGCAGCAGTAATCGGTCACTTCTACAGCGGTCAAAATACACTGTATAAGAACCCCCTGAACTCCATTTATTATCTTGTAATATCAAAATCCGAGCACACGCCGGAAGAGTTTAATAAAATCTGCAATATTGTCTCGGAATACGGTAAACTTGAACCCACTACCTATGCAAGTACCTATTATTACGAGGAACACTTTGATCAGATTATAAAAGGTAAGGCCGTACAGGTTTTATCTCAGATATAA
- a CDS encoding helix-turn-helix domain-containing protein: MQEMRYIISEASKKVDVEQHTLRYWEEELDLHINRNEMGHRYYTEENIEIFKAVKVLKEKGYQLRAIKILLPELEKMKSTDESEIGKMKDEWDKKYVEELVKEEPLSISIAEKNLPKSEERNSYPKTEQKLSQFKAIMEGLFVDALRDNNELMAETVSENVTDRVIKEMDYLLRIKEEREEERYKQFDKALREIQLGRAEAAAGLIKKHKKAFGKSKKFR, translated from the coding sequence ATGCAAGAAATGCGCTATATCATATCGGAGGCCTCGAAAAAAGTAGATGTTGAACAGCATACGTTACGGTATTGGGAAGAGGAGCTGGATTTACATATAAACCGGAATGAAATGGGACATAGATATTATACGGAAGAAAACATAGAAATTTTTAAAGCTGTTAAGGTGTTAAAAGAGAAAGGGTATCAGTTAAGGGCTATAAAGATTCTGCTGCCGGAATTGGAGAAGATGAAAAGTACAGATGAAAGCGAAATCGGAAAAATGAAGGATGAGTGGGACAAAAAGTACGTAGAGGAGCTGGTGAAAGAGGAACCGCTTAGTATTTCCATTGCTGAAAAGAATCTGCCAAAGAGTGAAGAAAGAAACAGCTACCCCAAAACAGAACAGAAACTAAGCCAATTCAAGGCCATTATGGAGGGCCTTTTTGTTGACGCATTAAGAGACAATAATGAACTTATGGCAGAAACGGTAAGTGAAAATGTAACAGACCGGGTGATAAAAGAGATGGACTATTTGTTGAGGATAAAGGAAGAAAGGGAAGAAGAAAGATACAAACAATTTGATAAAGCTTTAAGAGAAATTCAGCTAGGAAGAGCAGAAGCAGCAGCGGGACTGATAAAGAAACATAAAAAAGCCTTCGGAAAATCAAAAAAATTCAGATAA
- a CDS encoding serine/threonine-protein kinase translates to MNNPIWFGKYRIIKTLGKGGSGEVFLAEHIKLVSQCAIKRIPKGNPLHEQLLHEAVILKSLSHPCIPVIYDFEEDDEYSYIIEQYIEGVLLKDFVKQEGRLKESLVISIGAAICDLFLYLYSLDKPLLYLDLNPGNIILKNKEVKLIDFGACIYKKSAEKRKILLGTKGFSAPELKNGIPNEQSDVYAIGALLYYMTMGEIPLSNNSNHFFDTAKALYSKGLQNIIQKAFRYHPVFRYLSVAELKKKLLEQNRKISNGNAISRDFLKIGIAGAQSRIGVTHLALMLTRYLNKKGIKSLYVEKNPSGHLRGILNKRGATLQKDGIWQLESSFYLPFSLLSTPPETKKYSIIIYDSGVDYKEDNSYKEADIKLFLIGTKDWEIGNFIQAEDWLKEDSVKLLLNFLSGKDYRDFCSNERRRLADRQQWYRIPYEPNPFTNEFSKEMKDFLEGIMEPE, encoded by the coding sequence ATGAATAACCCGATTTGGTTTGGTAAGTACCGAATCATAAAAACTCTGGGAAAGGGCGGAAGCGGAGAAGTATTTCTCGCGGAGCATATTAAGCTTGTTTCTCAGTGTGCTATAAAAAGAATTCCTAAGGGTAACCCCCTTCACGAACAGCTCTTACACGAAGCTGTTATCTTAAAAAGTCTGTCACATCCATGTATCCCGGTAATCTACGATTTTGAAGAAGATGACGAATATTCCTATATTATTGAACAATATATTGAAGGTGTTCTATTAAAAGACTTCGTAAAACAGGAAGGAAGATTAAAAGAAAGCCTGGTTATTTCTATCGGTGCAGCAATCTGTGATTTATTTCTCTATCTATATTCTTTGGACAAGCCTCTCCTATATTTAGACCTCAATCCAGGAAATATTATTTTAAAGAATAAAGAAGTCAAATTAATTGACTTTGGTGCCTGTATCTATAAAAAATCAGCAGAAAAACGAAAAATTTTATTAGGGACCAAGGGTTTTTCCGCACCGGAATTAAAGAACGGCATTCCCAATGAGCAAAGTGATGTATATGCCATCGGTGCTCTGTTATATTATATGACAATGGGGGAAATACCTCTTTCGAACAACAGTAATCATTTCTTCGATACAGCAAAAGCGCTGTATTCAAAGGGCCTTCAAAATATTATCCAAAAAGCCTTCAGATATCATCCAGTTTTTCGCTATCTTTCAGTTGCTGAATTAAAAAAGAAATTATTAGAACAAAATCGGAAAATAAGCAATGGCAATGCAATATCAAGAGATTTCCTGAAGATAGGAATTGCAGGAGCACAAAGCAGAATAGGAGTTACTCATCTGGCGTTGATGCTTACAAGATATCTAAATAAAAAAGGAATTAAGAGTCTTTATGTGGAAAAGAATCCTTCCGGGCACTTACGAGGGATACTGAATAAACGGGGTGCCACGCTTCAAAAGGATGGTATCTGGCAGTTGGAAAGCAGCTTCTATCTACCTTTTTCCTTGTTATCTACTCCACCTGAAACTAAAAAGTATTCTATTATCATATATGATTCAGGCGTGGATTACAAGGAGGATAATAGTTATAAGGAGGCTGATATTAAGCTTTTTCTTATCGGTACGAAAGACTGGGAAATAGGTAATTTTATCCAAGCCGAGGATTGGCTGAAAGAAGATTCCGTGAAACTCCTGCTAAATTTTCTAAGCGGAAAAGATTACAGGGATTTTTGCAGCAATGAAAGAAGGCGGCTCGCTGACAGACAGCAGTGGTACCGCATTCCGTATGAACCGAATCCTTTCACAAATGAATTCTCGAAAGAAATGAAGGATTTCTTGGAGGGAATTATGGAACCGGAATAA
- a CDS encoding low molecular weight protein arginine phosphatase — MIKYEKIIFVCTGNTCRSPMAETIYKSMETNSDIEVTSRGLVVLFSEPFNPKADTVLKNHNLELEGHFSKPLKNSDIDENTLILAMTEKQKQSVIEDFKDTGNTYTIKEFVGESGDVTDPYGGTLIDYEDCYVELARLVKKTVYKLNEEENA; from the coding sequence ATGATAAAATATGAGAAGATTATTTTTGTCTGTACCGGAAATACGTGCAGAAGCCCCATGGCTGAGACTATATATAAGAGCATGGAGACCAACAGTGATATTGAAGTGACTTCCAGAGGTTTGGTGGTTTTATTTTCAGAGCCATTTAACCCGAAGGCAGATACAGTGTTAAAGAATCATAACCTGGAATTAGAAGGACATTTCTCAAAACCTCTTAAGAATTCAGATATAGACGAAAATACATTGATATTGGCAATGACAGAAAAGCAAAAGCAAAGTGTCATAGAGGATTTTAAAGATACAGGGAATACTTATACCATTAAGGAGTTTGTCGGAGAAAGCGGCGATGTGACTGATCCTTATGGAGGAACTCTTATAGATTATGAAGACTGCTATGTAGAGTTAGCAAGACTTGTGAAGAAAACAGTATATAAACTGAATGAGGAGGAGAATGCATGA
- the rpiB gene encoding ribose 5-phosphate isomerase B — MIALGCDHGGYELKQEIIKHLEGKGVAYKDYGTYTEESCDYPVYAKKVAEAVLSKECELGILICGTGIGISITANKIKGIRAALCHDCFSAEATRQHNDANILALGGRVVGVGHALKIVDTFLDTPFSQDERHIRRISQIED, encoded by the coding sequence ATGATAGCATTAGGATGTGACCACGGCGGATATGAATTAAAGCAGGAAATTATAAAACACCTTGAAGGCAAAGGTGTGGCATATAAAGATTACGGTACTTATACGGAGGAATCCTGTGATTATCCTGTTTATGCAAAGAAGGTGGCGGAGGCAGTATTAAGCAAAGAGTGTGAACTTGGTATACTGATCTGCGGCACTGGAATTGGTATTTCAATTACTGCCAATAAAATAAAAGGTATTCGCGCTGCACTATGCCATGACTGTTTTAGCGCAGAAGCTACCAGACAGCATAATGATGCTAATATCCTTGCACTGGGCGGCAGAGTAGTTGGAGTAGGGCATGCACTTAAGATAGTTGATACCTTCCTGGATACACCTTTCTCACAGGACGAAAGACATATCAGAAGAATCAGCCAGATTGAAGATTAA
- a CDS encoding N-acetylmuramoyl-L-alanine amidase yields MKNHRKLYRNYFHILFLCFVCLAVYTLNDPSVDVMQRDTKTGKTDGQITVILDPGHGGYDPGKVGINGALEKDINLSIALRLKKLLEQNDIKVIMTRDTDSGLYSSGDSNKKAADMRKRVDIINNSKAVLVVSIHQNSYTSEAIKGAQVFYYTKSKSGEEFAKIMQSQLKETLQDGNKREAKSNDSYYMLRKTDCPIIIVECGYLSNSREAALLLKDDYQEKLAWSIHLGIFRYLNTLENK; encoded by the coding sequence GTGAAAAACCACAGAAAACTTTACAGGAACTATTTCCACATATTGTTTTTATGCTTTGTCTGCCTGGCAGTTTATACCTTAAACGACCCCTCCGTTGATGTAATGCAGAGGGATACCAAAACAGGTAAAACGGACGGGCAGATAACTGTTATTCTGGACCCAGGGCATGGCGGATATGATCCCGGAAAAGTAGGGATAAATGGTGCTTTGGAAAAGGATATCAATTTATCCATAGCTTTGAGGCTGAAAAAGCTCTTGGAGCAAAATGATATTAAGGTAATTATGACCAGAGACACGGACAGCGGACTTTACAGCAGCGGTGATAGTAATAAAAAAGCTGCTGATATGCGTAAACGGGTGGATATCATTAATAACAGCAAAGCAGTGTTAGTTGTCAGTATCCATCAAAACAGCTATACCAGTGAAGCAATTAAAGGAGCCCAGGTATTTTATTATACGAAGTCCAAGTCTGGTGAAGAGTTTGCTAAGATTATGCAAAGCCAGTTAAAGGAAACTTTGCAGGACGGAAACAAAAGAGAAGCCAAATCCAATGATTCCTATTATATGCTGAGAAAAACAGACTGCCCCATTATTATAGTTGAATGCGGATACCTGTCCAATAGCAGAGAGGCAGCCCTTTTATTGAAGGATGATTATCAGGAAAAGCTTGCATGGTCAATACATCTTGGGATTTTCCGCTACCTCAATACCTTGGAAAATAAATAA
- a CDS encoding YwmB family TATA-box binding protein translates to MDTKQSIYKQLGSTLLKQNQKVWLYILGVLWIAVVVQVGVNHLLIPKTSLLQAFVSTNSNVSAYELEMCASIGESNLSEEEKESDIYYLADSIGLKMEKAPIVSNNGQETEMVYEKDGKNADTSIKVVTLKQQDDAGKSNFHHYMLIRLKLYENTESLMQYRKLLEKALKDLKTENVQTTMQLSSTYKGHLSLESMNKISDGMIESLGGKVAYANREAELYTVYAYSGILKEYVTSMGTKINIHIAIQYDKDTDTTIVYLGTPVINGGY, encoded by the coding sequence ATGGACACAAAACAAAGTATTTATAAGCAGTTAGGGAGTACATTGCTGAAACAGAACCAAAAAGTATGGCTTTATATTTTGGGTGTACTGTGGATAGCAGTTGTTGTACAGGTTGGGGTAAACCATCTGCTGATACCTAAGACAAGCCTTTTACAGGCATTTGTCAGTACGAATAGTAATGTATCAGCCTATGAACTGGAGATGTGTGCCAGTATCGGTGAGAGTAATTTAAGTGAGGAAGAGAAAGAAAGCGATATATATTACCTGGCTGACAGCATTGGACTTAAAATGGAAAAGGCTCCGATAGTTTCAAATAATGGTCAGGAAACAGAAATGGTTTATGAAAAAGATGGAAAGAATGCAGATACCTCCATTAAAGTGGTAACCTTAAAACAGCAGGATGATGCCGGAAAATCTAATTTTCATCACTACATGTTAATCAGGCTTAAGCTATATGAGAATACTGAAAGTCTGATGCAATACCGAAAACTGCTTGAAAAAGCTTTAAAAGATCTGAAAACGGAAAATGTACAGACAACGATGCAGCTTTCCAGTACGTATAAAGGACATTTGAGCCTGGAGAGTATGAACAAGATTTCCGATGGCATGATAGAGAGCCTTGGAGGTAAAGTAGCTTATGCAAACAGAGAAGCAGAGCTTTATACGGTGTATGCCTACAGCGGAATTCTGAAAGAATATGTTACCTCTATGGGTACTAAAATAAATATTCACATTGCGATACAATATGATAAAGACACAGACACCACCATTGTCTACCTAGGTACACCGGTAATTAATGGAGGGTATTAA
- a CDS encoding DUF1858 domain-containing protein, with protein sequence MAQVSKDMTIGEIITVDQGIIPILLASGMHCIGCPSSQGESLEEAAMVHGMDADELMETINEYLQNK encoded by the coding sequence ATGGCACAGGTATCAAAGGACATGACAATCGGTGAAATCATAACCGTTGATCAGGGTATCATTCCTATTCTTTTAGCATCAGGAATGCACTGCATCGGCTGTCCTTCTTCTCAGGGAGAATCTTTGGAAGAAGCTGCGATGGTTCATGGCATGGATGCAGATGAATTAATGGAAACAATTAATGAATATTTGCAAAATAAATAG
- a CDS encoding DUF362 domain-containing protein — protein sequence MAYKITDECISCGACAGECPVGAISEGASHYEIDADACLDCGACAATCPTGAIEA from the coding sequence ATGGCATATAAAATTACAGATGAATGTATTAGCTGCGGCGCATGTGCAGGAGAATGTCCTGTTGGAGCAATTTCTGAAGGTGCTAGTCACTATGAAATCGATGCTGATGCCTGTCTTGATTGTGGTGCTTGTGCAGCTACATGTCCTACAGGTGCTATTGAGGCTTAA